A window from Hemibagrus wyckioides isolate EC202008001 linkage group LG19, SWU_Hwy_1.0, whole genome shotgun sequence encodes these proteins:
- the spx gene encoding spexin prohormone 1 has protein sequence MFAAYALVFLLLSSLVSQACSAPKGRFQRRNWTPQAMLYLKGTQGRRFVSVDRNEGDVFDTLHLETQNENTENLSVSKAATVLLNFLQQAKDEGSSLPLCFVLH, from the exons ATGTTTGCAGCTTATGCGCTGGTGTTCCTCTTGCTGTCTTCACTCGTCTCTCAGGCTTGCAGCGCTccgaag GGCAGGTTCCAGCGGCGTAACTGGACTCCTCAGGCCATGCTGTACCTCAAAGGCACAC AAGGACGTCGCTTTGTGTCGGTGGACAGAAACGAGGGCGACGTCTTTGACACGCTCCACTTAG AAACACAGaatgagaacacagagaatcTGAGCGTCTCCAAGGCAGCCACAGTGCTCCTCAACTTCCTCCAGCAGGCCAAAGACGAAGGTTCTAGTCTTCCTTTATGTTTTGTCCTACATTAA